In Solanum pennellii chromosome 3, SPENNV200, a single window of DNA contains:
- the LOC107013325 gene encoding uncharacterized protein LOC107013325, whose protein sequence is MISRLRDFVRMNPPIFLRSKVGEDPQEFLDGVYKVLTDMGVTSSEKAKIARNLKRSGSSDQGQPRFKKRAQTQDGPNAPKVKLENGNGSQKAKPTCATCGKKKYGECLRGTDSDFGCGKDGHKVRDSPTRDGKQVAPNVPKNDGPNKRCFYALHLSWGVS, encoded by the exons ATGATatctagattgagagattttgtgaggatgaatcctcctatctttcttcgATCAAAGGTGGGagaagatccccaagagttcctagatggtGTATACAAGGTGTTGACTGACATGGGGGTTACTTCTTCGGAGAAGGCAAA GATTGCTAGAAACTTGAAGaggagtggttctagtgatcaaggtcaacctaggttcaaaaagagggcTCAAACCCAAGATGGACCTAATGCTCCTAAGGTCAAACTTGAGAATGGAAATGGTTCTCAAAAAGcaaagcctacttgtgctacttgtggaaagAAGAAATATGGGGAGTGTTTACGGGGTACCGACAGTGATTTTGGATGTGGTAAAGATGGACACAAAGTGAGGGATAGTCCTACTAGAGatggtaagcaagttgctcctaatgttccaaagAATGATGGTCCAAATAAGAggtgtttctatgcactccatCTAAGTTGGGGAGTGTCGTGA